In Jeotgalibaca arthritidis, a single genomic region encodes these proteins:
- a CDS encoding ABC transporter permease encodes MRSYRVSQIINQMQFNNGLSWALAVVFLLLSITAFQPILLVAAAVNIVVSSLHSLLVFLIKRNRINLEQPNRLISLSAVLFILGLAAGNIFSFISALFLVKKVITTAYIYSIYMVLVDLVMIVVSGLNLFKPFVSNTFLPTLYGLVAILLFHLFILIKGDQWYSWSKPLKHTLLVLLGLTTITGNVLALFVVVSMVRFDQNLSGERRQTSVREKLTRNHAALLGLFFITFLVAMAVTSNWTFSQTFAVQNNYQNILQKPSLAYPFGTDNYGRDVFSRIIFGSQISLSVGLLSTLLPFFLGGSLGAISGFYGNRTDSIIMRLLDVLYAIPGMLLAITIVAAFGASTTNLIIALSLGSIPSYARTMRANVMQVANYEYVEAARSLGQSNLFIIRKHIIPNAMAPMIIRSTLTIGTAVISTSSLSYLGLGVEAHVPEWGNILRIGSEYLETNPYLAIYPGLAIILLVLSFNFLGDGLRDATDPKLN; translated from the coding sequence ATGAGAAGTTATCGTGTATCACAGATTATAAATCAAATGCAATTTAATAACGGCTTGTCATGGGCTTTAGCTGTTGTCTTTCTACTATTATCTATAACAGCATTTCAACCTATTTTATTAGTGGCAGCTGCCGTCAATATTGTCGTTAGTAGTCTACATAGTTTATTAGTCTTTTTAATTAAACGAAATCGGATTAATTTAGAGCAGCCAAATCGATTGATCAGCCTTTCAGCTGTGCTCTTTATACTAGGATTAGCAGCTGGAAATATCTTTAGTTTCATATCAGCTTTGTTCTTAGTGAAAAAGGTAATAACGACAGCCTATATTTATAGTATTTATATGGTGTTGGTTGACCTTGTTATGATTGTGGTAAGTGGCTTAAATTTATTTAAACCCTTTGTTTCAAATACGTTTTTACCAACCCTCTATGGATTGGTTGCCATCTTACTTTTCCACCTTTTTATTTTAATAAAGGGGGATCAATGGTATAGCTGGTCTAAACCATTGAAACATACCTTGCTTGTTCTACTAGGTCTAACAACTATAACTGGAAATGTATTAGCATTGTTTGTTGTTGTTTCGATGGTGCGTTTCGATCAAAACTTATCTGGAGAAAGACGTCAAACAAGTGTCCGAGAAAAGTTAACGCGTAACCATGCGGCTTTACTAGGCCTGTTCTTTATCACTTTCTTAGTTGCTATGGCAGTCACGAGCAATTGGACCTTTAGTCAAACCTTTGCTGTTCAAAATAACTACCAAAATATCTTGCAAAAACCATCATTAGCTTACCCGTTTGGAACAGATAATTATGGAAGAGACGTGTTCTCGCGGATTATTTTTGGCTCACAAATTTCACTTTCTGTCGGATTACTATCGACATTGCTACCATTTTTCTTAGGTGGTAGTCTAGGAGCTATTTCTGGTTTTTACGGTAATCGTACAGATAGCATCATCATGCGATTGTTAGATGTGCTTTATGCTATACCAGGAATGTTACTAGCGATTACGATTGTAGCAGCATTTGGTGCTTCAACGACCAACTTAATTATTGCACTAAGTTTAGGATCCATTCCATCTTATGCAAGAACAATGCGGGCAAACGTGATGCAAGTTGCTAATTACGAATATGTAGAGGCTGCTCGTTCACTGGGACAAAGCAATCTGTTTATTATCCGTAAACATATTATTCCAAATGCTATGGCGCCAATGATTATCCGTTCCACTCTAACAATCGGAACGGCGGTTATTTCAACAAGTAGTTTGAGTTATTTAGGACTAGGCGTTGAAGCTCATGTGCCAGAATGGGGGAATATCCTCAGAATTGGTAGTGAGTATTTAGAAACCAACCCTTACTTGGCTATCTATCCAGGCTTGGCGATTATTTTACTAGTATTATCATTCAACTTTTTAGGGGACGGTTTGCGAGATGCAACGGATCCTAAATTGAATTAA
- a CDS encoding ABC transporter permease → MEAVGKSKWLDNLQYLYTRAYQKQSWKIALVISGLFFHLIVWITFLLSKKTKHHLSSADIDEAFESSGRKQDLKEKIQQQELKKNRYLSIEKTPIQIEKDVEGRFQLELKNEKEKWKTAYYEDKQVEEYSYLKATLDAFAYTPLFILSIILAWPMYLFLGIVSKPTLYYLAARLVMMLFVIVGVTVIVFTLLYFSPSDPATNILGNQATPDQIENFRNMHGLNDSYWSQLSRTIKGVFTFDLGNAYQGNERVVTSLLRRFPVTLELTLFALSLSVIVALPAGVYAAVKANSTFDHLFMFIALIGISIPSFWQGLIFILTFSINLGWLPATYNVNNMASLIMPAVVLGTGLMASVARMTRSSTLEVINEDYILTARAKGLSRSRIILRHAVPNALIPIVTVIGLQFGGMLGGSSVTEKVFNINGVGSYIVDKQFIPDIPSVMGGVIYIAIILSIVNMFVDMLYSFLDPRIRSNIQNGQYGK, encoded by the coding sequence TTGGAGGCAGTAGGAAAAAGTAAATGGCTGGATAACCTCCAGTATCTTTACACAAGAGCTTACCAAAAACAGTCGTGGAAAATCGCATTAGTCATCAGTGGTCTGTTCTTTCATCTAATTGTCTGGATAACATTCCTCTTGAGTAAAAAGACCAAGCATCACTTATCATCAGCTGATATTGATGAAGCCTTTGAATCAAGTGGACGGAAGCAAGACTTAAAAGAAAAAATTCAACAGCAAGAGTTAAAGAAGAACCGATACTTAAGCATTGAAAAAACGCCAATTCAAATTGAAAAAGATGTAGAAGGTCGTTTTCAATTAGAACTCAAGAATGAAAAAGAAAAGTGGAAAACAGCTTACTATGAGGATAAGCAAGTTGAGGAGTATAGTTATTTAAAAGCAACACTTGATGCGTTCGCTTATACACCACTCTTTATTTTATCCATTATCCTAGCATGGCCGATGTATCTCTTTTTAGGTATTGTATCAAAGCCAACGCTCTATTATTTAGCAGCTCGTTTGGTCATGATGCTCTTTGTTATTGTTGGAGTAACTGTTATTGTTTTTACACTTCTTTATTTTTCACCATCTGATCCCGCGACTAATATTTTAGGAAATCAAGCAACCCCTGATCAGATTGAAAACTTCAGAAATATGCATGGCTTAAATGATTCTTATTGGAGTCAATTAAGTCGAACGATAAAAGGTGTCTTCACTTTTGATTTAGGTAATGCCTACCAAGGTAATGAGCGTGTGGTGACGTCCTTACTCAGACGATTCCCTGTGACGCTTGAATTAACTCTCTTTGCCTTGTCACTATCAGTCATAGTCGCACTACCAGCAGGTGTTTATGCAGCCGTTAAAGCTAATTCAACCTTTGATCATTTATTTATGTTTATCGCTCTGATTGGTATTTCTATCCCAAGTTTTTGGCAAGGCTTAATTTTTATTTTGACATTTTCCATTAACTTAGGTTGGTTGCCAGCTACCTATAATGTCAATAATATGGCGTCATTGATTATGCCGGCAGTTGTTTTAGGAACAGGCTTAATGGCATCCGTTGCGCGTATGACTCGATCATCTACTTTAGAAGTGATTAATGAAGACTATATCTTAACAGCTAGAGCGAAAGGCTTGTCACGTAGCCGTATTATTTTACGTCATGCCGTTCCTAATGCCTTAATTCCGATTGTAACCGTCATTGGTCTTCAATTTGGAGGTATGTTGGGTGGTTCATCGGTAACTGAAAAAGTATTTAATATTAATGGTGTTGGTAGTTATATAGTAGATAAGCAATTTATCCCAGATATACCGAGTGTGATGGGCGGGGTTATCTATATTGCTATCATCCTTTCCATCGTTAATATGTTTGTTGATATGCTCTATAGTTTCTTAGACCCTCGTATTCGCTCAAATATTCAAAATGGACAATATGGGAAGTAG